The Sphingomonas sp. NBWT7 nucleotide sequence CGCACGGGTGCGTAACGCGTGGGAATCTGCCCCTTGGTTCGGAATAACAGTTAGAAATGACTGCTAATACCGGATGACGACGTAAGTCCAAAGATTTATCGCCGAGGGATGAGCCCGCGTAGGATTAGCTAGTTGGTGTGGTAAGAGCGCACCAAGGCGACGATCCTTAGCTGGTCTGAGAGGATGATCAGCCACACTGGGACTGAGACACGGCCCAGACTCCTACGGGAGGCAGCAGTGGGGAATATTGGACAATGGGCGAAAGCCTGATCCAGCAATGCCGCGTGAGTGATGAAGGCCTTAGGGTTGTAAAGCTCTTTTACCCGGGATGATAATGACAGTACCGGGAGAATAAGCTCCGGCTAACTCCGTGCCAGCAGCCGCGGTAATACGGAGGGAGCTAGCGTTATTCGGAATTACTGGGCGTAAAGCGCACGTAGGCGGCTTTGTAAGTTAGAGGTGAAAGCCTGGAGCTCAACTCCAGAATTGCCTTTAAGACTGCATCGCTCGAATCCAGGAGAGGTGAGTGGAATTCCGAGTGTAGAGGTGAAATTCGTAGATATTCGGAAGAACACCAGTGGCGAAGGCGGCTCACTGGACTGGTATTGACGCTGAGGTGCGAAAGCGTGGGGAGCAAACAGGATTAGATACCCTGGTAGTCCACGCCGTAAACGATGATAACTAGCTGTCCGGGGACTTGGTCTTTGGGTGGCGCAGCTAACGCATTAAGTTATCCGCCTGGGGAGTACGGCCGCAAGGTTAAAACTCAAATGAATTGACGGGGGCCTGCACAAGCGGTGGAGCATGTGGTTTAATTCGAAGCAACGCGCAGAACCTTACCAGCGTTTGACATGGTAGGACGGCTTCCAGAGATGGATTCCTTCCCTTCGGGGACCTACACACAGGTGCTGCATGGCTGTCGTCAGCTCGTGTCGTGAGATGTTGGGTTAAGTCCCGCAACGAGCGCAACCCTCGCCTTTAGTTACCATCATTTAGTTGGGTACTCTAAAGGAACCGCCGGTGATAAGCCGGAGGAAGGTGGGGATGACGTCAAGTCCTCATGGCCCTTACGCGCTGGGCTACACACGTGCTACAATGGCAACTACAGTGGGCAGCAATCCCGCGAGGGTGAGCTAATCTCCAAAAGTTGTCTCAGTTCGGATTGTTCTCTGCAACTCGAGAGCATGAAGGCGGAATCGCTAGTAATCGCGGATCAGCACGCCGCGGTGAATACGTTCCCAGGCCTTGTACACACCGCCCGTCACACCATGGGAGTTGGATTCACCCGAAGGCGTTTCGCTAACCCGCAAGGGAGGCAGGCGACCACGGTGGGTTTAGCGACTGGGGTGAAGTCGTAACAAGGTAGCCGTAGGGGAACCTGCGGCTGGATCACCTCCTTTCTAAGGATATCGGCGGAAAGCGCCGGCTGCCTCGGCAGCTGGAAGAGCTTCCTCCATTCCAAAGAACATTAAGCCGCCGTCCTCATGTCCCTTCATCCTAGGAAGTCCACGAGACGAAATAGCGTCAGCTATTTTTGCACGTGGACGAGCACGGCCAGCGCGGCACAGCGCGCCATAGGGCGCGGCTTTGCCGCGACTGACGGCGCAAGCCAGGTGCGGGCCGGTAGCTCAGGTGGTTAGAGCGCACGCCTGATAAGCGTGAGGTCGTAGGTTCAACTCCTACTCGGCCCACCATGGTGTGTGCTGCCAGCGCCGCGGGCAAAAGCCCGCGCCGTCGATCCTGCTAGCGCAGGTCGGCCGTGCTGGCGGATGTGTGCGATAGCGCTGCTATCGCATCTCACCGCTGGCGCATGGGGCCTTAGCTCAGCTGGGAGAGCGGTTGCTTTGCAAGCATCAGGTCATCGGTTCGATCCCGATAGGCTCCACCACGCTTTGACGTTTCCTAGAGATGAAGACACGAGATCCTCGCGTTAGCGCGCGAGGTATTAGGCCGCGACGGCCTTCTTTGACATTGTGAATGGGTTCTTAAAATCGATGCCGTGGCGGTATGGGTTTGAGACGATGAGGATCGCGAAAGCGGTTCGCGGGGCACTCCGGTGTTCAACGAGCTGGCTACGGGGTTCGAGCGGCTCATCTTATACTTCTACAAATAATCTGGCTGAGATTTAATCATCCACATCAGCTGAGCCGCTCAGCGATACGCCTCGTGTGTGTCGACGACGGCCAGATCAGAACCACGCTACACTGCTCTGCCGAGTTTCGTGTCGCTCTTCCTTTGGGAGGCGATCCAGTGTTGTCGTTGGTGGTGTGGACTCTCAAGCGTGAGGTAAGGGCAATTCGTGGATGCCTTGGCATGTACAGGCGATGAAGGACGTGGCACGCTGCGATAAGCTGCGGTGAGGTGTGAGCAACCTTTGACCCGCAGATTTCCGAATGGGGAAACCCACTCATCCTGTTTATCTCACTTCTGTGAGGTAAGCGGGAAACGAGTATCATGCATCTGAATACATAGGATACATGAAGCGAACCCGGCGAACTGAAACATCTCAGTAGCTGGAGGAAAAGACATCAACCGAGATTCCGTTAGTAGTGGCGAGCGAACGCGGACCAGGCCAGTGCCTTCATTTCAACTAGCAGAAGCTTCTGGAAAGTAGCGCCGTAGCGGGTGACAGCCCCGTATGCGAAAGTGATGATGAAGGACTTGAGTAGGGCGGGACACGTGTAATCCTGTCTGAATATAGGGGGACCACCCTCTAAGCCTAAATACTCGTACATGACCGATAGCGAACTAGTACCGTGAGGGAAAGGTGAAAAGCACCCCGATGAGGGGAGTGAAACAGTACCTGAAACGGATTGCCTACAAGCAGTTGGAGGGGTCTTGAGCCCTGACAGCGTACCTCTTGCATAATGGGTCTGTGACTTAATGTATCAAGCAAGCTTAAGCCGATAGGTGTAGGCGCAGCGAAAGCGAGTCTGAATAGGGCGCGATAGTTTGATGTATTAGACCCGAAACCCGGCGATCTAGGCATGACCAGGATGAAGGTGCGGTAACACGCACTGGAGGTCCGAACCGATTAACGTTGAAAAGTTACCGGATGAGTTGTGTTTAGGGGTGAAAGGCCAATCAAGCCGGGAAATAGCTGGTTCTCCGCGAAAACTATTGAGGTAGTGCCTCGAGTGAATACCGTGCGGGGTAGAGCACTGGATGGGCTAGGGGGTCGCGAGATCTACCAAACCTAACCAAACTCCGAATACGCACGAGTACTGCTCGGGAGACAGACGGCGGGTGCTAAGGTCCGTCGTCAAAAGGGAAACAGCCCTGACCTACAGCTAAGGTCCCCAAGTCACGTCTAAGTGGGAAAGCATGTGGGAATCCCAAAACAACCAGGAGGTTGGCTTAGAAGCAGCCATCCTTTAAAGAAAGCGTAACAGCTCACTGGTCTAAACAAGGGTTCCTGCGGCGAAGATGTAACGGGGCTAAAGACGTGCACCGAAGCTTAGGGTGTGTCGCAAGACACGCGGTAGCGGAGCGTTCCGTAGGCTGATGAAGCGATCTGGTAATGGGTCGTGGAGGTATCGGAAGTGCGAATGCAGACATGAGTAGCGATAAAGAGGGTGAGATGCCCTCTCGCCGAAAGACCAAGGGTTCCTGCGCAAGGCTAATCCGCGCAGGGTGAGCCGGCCCCTAAGACGAGCCCGAAGGGGGTAGTCGATGGGAATGCGGTTAATATTCCGCAGCCTGGTGGTGTGTGACGGATGGTGTGTGTTGTTCAGCCTTAACGGATTGGCTGGGCTTCGAAACTGTCCCGGGAAATAGCCCCACCGTATAGACCGTACCCGAAACCGACACAGGTGGTCAGGTAGAGTATACCAAGGCGCTTGAGAGAAGTGTCCTGAAGGAACTCGGCAAATTGCCTCCGTACCTTCGGAAGAAGGAGGCCCAACATAGGCGCAAGCTCTTGTTGGGGGCACAGGCCAGGGGGTAGCGACTGTTTAGCAAAAACACAGGGCTCTGCTAAGTCGGCTTCAAGACGACGTATAGGGCCTGACGCCTGCCCGGTGCCTGAAGGTTAAGAGGAGGAGTGCAAGCTCTGAATTGAAGCCCAGGTAAACGGCGGCCGTAACTATAACGGTCCTAAGGTAGCGAAATTCCTTGTCGGGTAAGTTCCGACCTGCACGAATGGCGTAACGACTTCCCCACTGTCTCCAGGACATGCTCAGCGAAATTGAATTCTCCGTGAAGATGCGGAGTACCCGCGGTTAGACGGAAAGACCCCGTGCACCTTTACTGCAGCTTCAGAGTGGCATTAGGAAAGAACTGTGTAGCATAGGTGGGAGGCTTTGAAGCATTGGCGCCAGCTGATGTGGAGCCATAGGTGAAATACCACCCTGTTGTTTTCTGATGTCTAACCTCGAACCATTAGCTGGTTCAGGGACCCTCTGTGGCGGGTAGTTTGACTGGGGCGGTCGCCTCCTAAAGAGTAACGGAGGCGCGCGAAGGTTGGCTCAGGCCGGTTGGAAACCGGCTGTTAGAGTGCAATGGCATAAGCCAGCCTGACTGCGAGACTGACAAGTCGAGCAGAGACGAAAGTCGGTCATAGTGATCCGGTGGTCCCTCGTGGAAGGGCCATCGCTCAACGGATAAAAGGTACGCCGGGGATAACAGGCTGATAACCCCCAAGAGCTCATATCGACGGGGTTGTTTGGCACCTCGATGTCGGCTCATCACATCCTGGGGCTGGAGCAGGTCCCAAGGGTTTGGCTGTTCGCCAATTAAAGTGGTACGTGAGCTGGGTTCAGAACGTCGCGAGACAGTTTGGTCCCTATCTGCCGTGGGCGTCGAAATTTGAGAGGAGTTGACCCTAGTACGAGAGGACCGGGTTGAACGTACCTCTGGTGTACCTGTCGTCGTGCCAACGGCGCAGCAGGGTAGCTATGTACGGACGGGATAACCGCTGAAAGCATCTAAGCGGGAAGCCTCCCTCGAGATAAGATTTCACAGGACGGTGAGAGACCATCACCTTGATAGATCGGATGTGGAAGTGCGGTAACGCATGGAGCTAACCGATACTAATCGTCCTATTCGCGCTTGAGAGTCCCACCATCAACGACAGCCCTGGCTGTCCAAGACGGTCGGATGATGAAAGCTCGACGCCAGAAACAACAAGCTCTTCAATGTGCACGCATCGATTTTAAACCTAACTCGTAACCCCGTCCGAATGGCATCCGCCATCTCGCCGGGGTCCCCGCGAACCATCATCTCGCGGGGCTGCCGCCGCCGGCTTCATTGCCTGGTGACCATAGCGTCGGTGTCCCACCCGATCCCATCCCGAACTCGGCCGTGAAACCCGACTGCGCCAATGGTACTATCGCTTAAGCGATGGAAGAGTAGGTCGTCGCCAGGCATTGCAGCCGGCGCGCATACGAGAAGAACCCATTCGCAAACTCGTCCCCAAAGGACACCGTCGCCTCCGCCACAAAGCGGAGGCGCTCGTGTCTCAAGGACAAAACTTCAGTGTCGCGGGGTGGAGCAGCCCGGTAGCTCGTCAGGCTCATAACCTGAAGGTCACAGGTTCAAATCCTGTCCCCGCAACCAAAATAAAATAGAACACGATGCGCCGCCCCGAGGGGCGGCGTTATCGTTTGTAGCAAGGCGACCAGACTTTGGCTCCCTGCGGCCTGAACCCTGGTGCCCGGGCCTAGTGTCCAACCGTCTTCACGTGCTTCATGCATGCGTCAGGAAACATTTGGCTGCTTTACCAAGCACGGACGTAGCGGGACGTGTACGCGGCCATGCGACGTATCGACCCACTTCCTTGCGAGCCTGTGATCCTTGACGCCAACGCGCCTATCAGACGCCATTCTAGGTTGCGTTAGTTGAGAGAATGACGCCGCGGCTCAACGTTGTTCGATAGTGGCCGCACGCAGGGTGATACGCGTCATTTCCGATGGGCGACCGAGCCGAAGCGCGAAGCCTGGCCAGAGGCCGGTGCCATTGCTGACGTACAACGTCATTGCTCCAACCGTGTAGCGTCCCGATACGAAGCCGCCATTGGCAGGCCCGAGTGCGCCGGCGAGGCCGGCAATCATGCCACCGTGAGTGTGGCCCGAGAGCTGTAGCGAAATCCCAGCCGCTGCCGCCGTGCGCGCATCGCGCGGCTGATGGTCGAGCAGGATCACGCGTGCGGCGGCGGGGGCGCCGGCCAGCGCCGCCTTTAGATCGGGCGGCGGTTGGCCCACCGATGCCGCGGAAAGATCGGTCACCCCGGCGATGACGATCGCATCATTCCCGCGCTCCAGTGTTACATGCGCGTTAGGTAGCATTCGTACACCCAGAGTGGCGAGATGCCGCATCCAGCCCGCATAGTCGAAAAAATATTCGTGGTTACCCGGCACGGCAACGACGCCATCGGGCGCGCGCAAGCCGGCTAGCGGTGCGACATCGCGGCGGCGCATCGGTACCGACCCATCGATGAAGTCGCCGGTGACAACGATCAGGTCGACGTTGCTGGCGTTGGCGTGCGCTACCACCGCACGAGCCCATCGTTCGGTGAACAGACGGCTGATGTGAAGATCAGTCAGCTGCAGCAAGCGATAACCATCGAAGCGACGCGGCAAGCCGGCGATCGTAACGTCGATATCGCGGATTGGCGGAACCCTGATCGCGTTCGCTACGCCGATGGCCGCCAGGATCGCGGCGAATGCTGCCGCCGTATAGCGGATGCCGTCCGGCACTCCCACCATCCGTAGATGAAGGAGCGACACCAGCAGTACGGTGACGTCGACCAGAAGCTGTAGCAAGGCCAGCAACAGCAAGGCACCGAATGCCCAGTTGAATAGAATGACGAGGGGGCGGGGAAATTCGGGCGCGAAGACGGAGCCAGACGATAGACGGCTCCAATAGTGGAATTGCGATGCGCCCAGGAAGACGATCGCCAGTACCGCCTTGACCCACAACGGGAGGGCCAGGGGTGAGAGCCAGCGAGCGAAAACGTACAGGCACGGTACGGCAAAGATCAGGTGGAAGATCGTCCTTCTCCTCGTCAAATCGTGCAAGCTGCGATTGCCGGCCACGGGGGGCAATTGATCGTGACGTCGCGCCGCATCCTAGCGCGCATCAGCGCTGGATGGGAGCGACGGTTGGTAAAGATGCGTTGATCCCGCCGCTTTTGCGAGAGCGCTCGAGGAACGACGACGCGTGTCTGATTAGGAGTTGCGGGAAGGCGGCTATGGCTGGGATCGGCGAGGTCACAACGTAGGGCGCGAGGTTGCAATCCAATGCGTCGGTAGGAGATCGACGGGGCGTCGCTCGCCGTTATGGCGCGAGCCGCCGTGTCGTCGAGATGAGGCGTATGTCGTGAGCGGGAGACAAGGATTAGGTCTCGGTTGACCGATCGCGCGCCGCGCATCGTAGGGTGCCGATCATGGACGAGATGCCGGATCCTATCCTCGCCTTGTACGCCTGTGGGCGCCGCGACTGTCGATCCGCGAGGTCGAGACTGTATCGCCGGCTTTCCGATGCCGGCGCCCAAACATTAGACGGTAAGTGGTGATATCATCTGGCCCATACTGCCGAAGATGCGGCGGTAGCGCGCAATTTCATGTGGGTCTCCCGTTGCCTTGGCGGGATTGTCCGATAGCTTGACGGCGGGGCGGCCGTTCGCGCTCACGACCTTGGCGACGAGCGAGATCGCGTCGAGCCCGCTCGTGCCGTCGGGCGCGCAGCCGCGGAAATCGTTGGTGAGATTGGTGCCCCAGCCGAAGCTCATCCGCACGCGGCCGTTGAAGTGGCGGTAGGTCTCCTCGATCGACTCGACGTCCATGCCATCGGAAAAGATCAGCAGCTTCTTTGCCGGATCGCGGCCGTGCGCGCGCCACCAAGCGATGATCTGCTCGCCCGCGTCGATCGGCGGCAGGCTGTCGGGGCGGAAGCCGGTCCAGTCGGCGACCCATGGGGGCGCCCCCGCGAGGAAGGCGGCGGTGCCGAACGCGTCAGGCAGCACGATCAAGAGGTTGCCGCCGTAATGCGCGCGCCACGCGTCGAGCACGCGATAGGGCGCGCTGACGACATCGGCGTCGCTGTCCGCCAGCGCGGCGAGCACCATCGGCAGTTCGTGCGCGTTGGTGCCGATCGCCTCTAGATCGTTGTCCATTGCGAGGAGCACGTTCGACGTGCCGATGAAGCGCGGCCCGAGCCCCTCCTTCAGCGCCTCGACGCACCAGCGCTGCCACAGGAAACTGTGCCGGCGACGGGTGCCGAAATCGGACAGCATCAGATCGGGCAGGGTGCGCAGCCGCTCGACCTTTGCCCACAGCTTCGCCTTGGCGCGGGCGTAGAGCACGTCGAGCGCGAACCGCCCCATGTCGCGCATCGCGGCGCGCGAGCGAAGCTCGTTGACGATCGTGAGCGCCGGAATCTCCCACATCGTCGTGTGCGTCCACGGCCCTTCGAAGCGCAGCTCGAACTGACCGTCGTCTCGGCGCAGCGAATAGGGTGGCAACTGGAAGTCGGCGAGCCACGCGAGGAAATCCGGCGCGAACATCCGCTGCTGGCCGTAGAAGCTGTTGCCCGCCAGCCAGATCAGCTCCTTCTTGGTGAAGCGCACGGTGCGCGCGTGATCGAGCTGCGCGCGCAGCTCGCCCTCGTCGATATCGTCGGCGAGGCGGACCGATGTGGTGCGGTTGATCAGCGCAAAGGTCGCCTGCACGTCCGGGTACAGGTGCCGGATCATCTGCAGCATCAGCAGCTTGTAGAAATCGGTGTCGAGCAGGCTGCGGACGATCGGATCGAGCCGGAAACCGTGATCGTAGGTGCGGCTCGCGATATCGGTGACGGCCATCGATGTTCGTCCGGCGGAAGGGGCGGCAATGGGTGGCGGAGTACGACCGCGGCGACACGGCCGGTGCCGCGACGAGGTGCGTCGATAGCGCCGCTATTCGCCGCCGGCGGCGCGCTGCTGGGCGGCGCGCTCGATCAGCGTCTTCAGCGTCTCGTCGAAACGCCCCTCGCGTTCGGCCTGGCGCAGGAACTGTACCTCATCGACCAGGATCTCGCGCGGGGTCGGCTGCTGCGCGAATTGCGTCGCGACCGCATCGGCGAACGCGTCGAGCGGCATGTAGCCCGGCCGGTTGGCCTGCCCCGGCGTGAGATCGGTCTGGACGCCCGGCGGGGCGAGCTCGATCACCTCCACCTTGCCGGCGAGCTGCGTGCGTAGCGAGACGGTGTACGAATGCATCGCCGCCTTGCTGGCCGAATAGGTCGGCGCGGCGACGAGCGGCACGTAGGCGAGCCCCGACGTGACGGTGACGATCGCGGCGTCCGGCTGGCGAACCAGGTGATCGATCAGCGCGTCGGTCAGCCGGATCGGGCCCATGACGTTGATCGCCAGAGTCGCCGCGGCATCGGCGAGATCGCGCGGGGCGGTGAGATCCTCGAATTTCATGATCCCGGCGTTGTTGAACAGGACGTTGAGCGACGGAAAATCGGTGACGATCGATGTGGCGAACGTCGCCACCGCCGCGGCATCCTCGACGTCGAGCGTGCGCGTGTGGATCCGCTCGCGTCCCGCCGCGGCGCGATCGAGCGCCTCCTGGCGGCGACCGACGACGATCACCGTGTCGCCGCGATCGTGGAAGCGGTGCGCCAGCGCTTCGCCGATCCCGCTGCCGCCGCCCGTCATCAGGATGGTATTGCCGCTCGTCTTCATGCTGATTGCTCCGCGGGGGGATGGTGATGCCTGCGATAATGATCAGGCGGGGCGATCGTTCATTGCCAGAAGGCAGGAGCGGCTTGTGGGCGCGGGACGGAGGCAATAGCGTCGCGGGGCTGCACGAGGAGAGAAAGTGATGGCGCGGCGCCTGCTCGATCTGTCGATCACGCTCGACAACGATACAGTCGCCGATCCGCCGGGAACGCAGCCGCGGATCAGCTACAGCGCGCATCACGATACCGTCGCGCAGGTTGCGGCTTCGTTTCCTGGTCTGGCCGCGGCCGATCTGCCCGACGGGCAGGGCTGGGCCGTGGAGCGCGCCGATCTCTCGACGCACAACGGCACGCACATGGATGCGCCGTACCATTATCACGCGACGCAGGATGCGGCGCTTCCGGGCGGCGCCCGGCGGGCGATGACGATCGACGAGATCCCGCTCGACTGGTGCTGGCGGCCGGGCGTGAAGCTGAACTTTCGCCATTTGCCCGACGGCCATGTCGTCGGCAGCGCAGAGATCGCCAACGAACTGGAGCGGATCGGCCATAAGCTGCAGCCGCTCGACATCGTGCTGGTCAATACCGCGGCGGGGGCGGCGTTCGGGCAGCCCGATTATGTCAGCCGCGGCTGCGGCATGGGACGCGAGGCGACGCTGTTCCTCGCCGGGCAGGGCGTCCGCGTCGTCGGCACCGACGGCTGGTCGTGGGACGCGCCATTCGTCCACACGGCGCGGCGCTGGCAGGAGACCGGCGACGCGTCGATCATTTGGGAAGGGCACAAGGCGGGGCGCGAGATCGGCTATTGCCAGCTCGAGAAGCTCGCCAACCTGGACCAGCTGCCGCCTACCGGGTTCGAGGTGATGTGCTTCCCGGTCAAGATCAAGGCGGCGAGTGCCGGCTGGAGCCGCGTCGTCGCGGTGCTGCCCGACTGAGCGCTCGCGGCGTGCCGGATCGGCTCAGTTTCCGCGATAGGTCGAGTAGCCGTAGGGGCTGACGACGACGGGGACGTGATAGTGGCCGCCAGCGTCGGTAATGCGAAAGGTGACGGTAATTTCCGGGAAGAACGGCGTGGCGGCGCGATCGGGATAGGCCGCCATGTCGAAATCGAGCCGGTAGTCCCCGGGCGCGAAGGACGTGGGATCGCCGAAGCTGCGCACCCGGCCGTTCTGGTCGGTGCGGCTGCTGGCGATCTTCTTCCAATCACCCGTCGGCGTGCGCTTCGACAGGACGACGGGAACGTCGCGGCCGCCGACGCCCCGGGCGAGGTCGAGCACATGGGTCGAGATCTCCGCGGCGGATGCCGGCGTCGCGGCGAGGGCAAGGGGGGCAAGTAGGGAGATCGGGGTGATCCGGTGGTTCATGGCGCAGTCTCTTGAAAGGTCGATCGGACGATTGGGCGGCAACCCTGGCCGAACCAGATCGGCGGCGATCAGGCAATACCGGCGTGCCTCACGAATACCGTCGAGCCGAGCAATGAGCGTGCCCTGTGCGCGGTTGCAGACCCGAACGCGCGGGTGCAAGGGTCGCACCATGCTCGACACGCTCGCCCCGATCGCGGCCGAGGCCGGCGCGCTGCTGATCGCCCGCCGCCAGACGATCGCGGTGGCCGACGGCGCCACCGGCGGCCTGATCCTCGCAGGGTTATTGACCGTGCCCGGCGCGACGCGTTTCTGCCGCGGCGGCGGCGTGGTCTACTCGCTACGCGGCCGCGACGTGCTGCTCGGGCTGCCGCGCGACGCTTATGCCGGCATGGAATCGGTGACCGAGGCGTATGCGATGCTTCAGGCAGAGGCGATCCGCGTGCGGTTCGGCGCCGACTGGGCCGTGGCGGAGAGTGGCGCCGCCGGGCCCGACCGGCATCCGCGCGGCGCGCCGATCGGGCGCAGCTGCATCGCCGTCGCCGGGCCGGCCGGTGGCGTCGCGACGACCTTCGAGAGCGGGATCGAGGACCGGATCGCGAACATGGCGGCGTTCGCGCAGGCGGCGCTGCGCTTCGTCGTCGACGTGCTCGACGCCGCGCCTACGCCGGACGGTGACGAGCGAGACTGAGGCGATCGGCTAACGGTCGATCCAATCCGAAGCAGGTCGCGGGACGCGACTCGCCGTCATCCAAAGGTCGACACCGCTTCCGTCGGCCCGCGAAGCCGCAACCCCGCGTGGGACGGGTGGCGCCGCGGCTACCGTCGGCTATAGCCGGCGCGATCGGAGGGCGGGATGCAGGATTACGACGTGGTGATCGTCGGGGCGGGCCATGGCGGCGCGCAGGCGGCGATCGCGCTCCGCCAGGTGAAGTTCGACGGCACGATCGCGGTGATCGGCGACGAGCCCGACCTGCCGTACGAGCGCCCGCCGCTGTCGAAGGAATATCTTGCTGGCGACAAGCCGTTCGACCGCATCCTGATCCGCCCGGCGAGCTTCTGGCAGGAGCGCGGTGTCGAGATGTTGCTCGGCCGTGAAGTGACGGCAGTCGATCCGGCGGCGCATCGCGTCACGACGGCGGGCGGCGAGACATTCGGCTATCGTCATTTGATCTGGGCTACAGGCGGCGCGCCGCGCCGGCTGACGTGCGCTGGCCACGATCTTGCCGGCGTGCACACGGTGCGCACCCGCGCCGATGCCGACCGGATGATGTGGGAACTCGCCCGCGTCGAGCGCGCGGTGGTGATCGGTGGCGGCTATATCGGGCTCGAAGCCGCCGCCGTTCTTGCCAAGTCCGGCAAGCAGGTGGTGCTGCTCGAGGCGCTGTCGCGCGTGCTGGCGCGCGTCGCGGGCGAGCCGCTGAGCCGCTTCTACGAGGCCGAACACCGTG carries:
- the uraH gene encoding hydroxyisourate hydrolase, with translation MNHRITPISLLAPLALAATPASAAEISTHVLDLARGVGGRDVPVVLSKRTPTGDWKKIASSRTDQNGRVRSFGDPTSFAPGDYRLDFDMAAYPDRAATPFFPEITVTFRITDAGGHYHVPVVVSPYGYSTYRGN
- a CDS encoding SDR family oxidoreductase is translated as MKTSGNTILMTGGGSGIGEALAHRFHDRGDTVIVVGRRQEALDRAAAGRERIHTRTLDVEDAAAVATFATSIVTDFPSLNVLFNNAGIMKFEDLTAPRDLADAAATLAINVMGPIRLTDALIDHLVRQPDAAIVTVTSGLAYVPLVAAPTYSASKAAMHSYTVSLRTQLAGKVEVIELAPPGVQTDLTPGQANRPGYMPLDAFADAVATQFAQQPTPREILVDEVQFLRQAEREGRFDETLKTLIERAAQQRAAGGE
- a CDS encoding CinA family protein, with translation MLDTLAPIAAEAGALLIARRQTIAVADGATGGLILAGLLTVPGATRFCRGGGVVYSLRGRDVLLGLPRDAYAGMESVTEAYAMLQAEAIRVRFGADWAVAESGAAGPDRHPRGAPIGRSCIAVAGPAGGVATTFESGIEDRIANMAAFAQAALRFVVDVLDAAPTPDGDERD
- the pncB gene encoding nicotinate phosphoribosyltransferase — translated: MAVTDIASRTYDHGFRLDPIVRSLLDTDFYKLLMLQMIRHLYPDVQATFALINRTTSVRLADDIDEGELRAQLDHARTVRFTKKELIWLAGNSFYGQQRMFAPDFLAWLADFQLPPYSLRRDDGQFELRFEGPWTHTTMWEIPALTIVNELRSRAAMRDMGRFALDVLYARAKAKLWAKVERLRTLPDLMLSDFGTRRRHSFLWQRWCVEALKEGLGPRFIGTSNVLLAMDNDLEAIGTNAHELPMVLAALADSDADVVSAPYRVLDAWRAHYGGNLLIVLPDAFGTAAFLAGAPPWVADWTGFRPDSLPPIDAGEQIIAWWRAHGRDPAKKLLIFSDGMDVESIEETYRHFNGRVRMSFGWGTNLTNDFRGCAPDGTSGLDAISLVAKVVSANGRPAVKLSDNPAKATGDPHEIARYRRIFGSMGQMISPLTV
- a CDS encoding metallophosphoesterase gives rise to the protein MAGNRSLHDLTRRRTIFHLIFAVPCLYVFARWLSPLALPLWVKAVLAIVFLGASQFHYWSRLSSGSVFAPEFPRPLVILFNWAFGALLLLALLQLLVDVTVLLVSLLHLRMVGVPDGIRYTAAAFAAILAAIGVANAIRVPPIRDIDVTIAGLPRRFDGYRLLQLTDLHISRLFTERWARAVVAHANASNVDLIVVTGDFIDGSVPMRRRDVAPLAGLRAPDGVVAVPGNHEYFFDYAGWMRHLATLGVRMLPNAHVTLERGNDAIVIAGVTDLSAASVGQPPPDLKAALAGAPAAARVILLDHQPRDARTAAAAGISLQLSGHTHGGMIAGLAGALGPANGGFVSGRYTVGAMTLYVSNGTGLWPGFALRLGRPSEMTRITLRAATIEQR
- a CDS encoding cyclase family protein, whose product is MARRLLDLSITLDNDTVADPPGTQPRISYSAHHDTVAQVAASFPGLAAADLPDGQGWAVERADLSTHNGTHMDAPYHYHATQDAALPGGARRAMTIDEIPLDWCWRPGVKLNFRHLPDGHVVGSAEIANELERIGHKLQPLDIVLVNTAAGAAFGQPDYVSRGCGMGREATLFLAGQGVRVVGTDGWSWDAPFVHTARRWQETGDASIIWEGHKAGREIGYCQLEKLANLDQLPPTGFEVMCFPVKIKAASAGWSRVVAVLPD